taaatatatttgtgaaCTTCTTGTGTATGGTGTGTAATTTGGTAATCATTTTTTTGAGTTGACCAGGTACGTTCAAACTTACCCTTCAGTTCACTGAGGATTATCCCAATAAGCCACCGACAGTCCGCTTTGTTTCTAGAATGTTCCACCCTAACAGTAAGTTCCCAACCTCCAGGAATGTGGccttaacaaatattttacgATTTGATTCATTCTTGGTAAATTTGCGGGCTTTTTGTAATCTCCATTGGCACTAGGTTTTATGAGGATGGCTAGTTCTACTGTACGTTTTTTGCTTATTTTCTGTTAATACAATGTAGCTCAATGTGTATGTTTTAGTGCTCAGCTAATTTTCTCTTGctaagaaatggaaaaaaaatcatctgCTAATATTATCGTTTCTGCTTTCATCAAACCTTTATAAATCCTAGTTGCAATGCTTGATATGTATGCTATGTTGGGCTTGGATATGGATGGGTGATTTTAATATGTGAAAGTTCAGAGAAAAAGAGTTCAACTATCTTGTAAAATGACTAAGTAAATGTTTATCTTAGGTTGCAACGTAAGTTGtgacaattttgttttaaaattattttctgtACGTGCTNttttttttttttttttttttttttttttttttttttttgactcaTTTGTCTTTTGCGATCACCTTCAGTTTATGCCGATGGTAGCATTTGTTTGGACATTCTGCAAAATCAGTGGAGCCCAATATATGACGTAGCCGCTATACTCACCTCTATTCAGGTACCACCTAATCAATTTGACCTTAATGTCTGTCAAGGATGAAATTTTTTCTTGCTATATTATCGGCAGCCTCCTTTTATCATATTATAAGATGtaaataatgtaattataGTCAGTTAAAGAAACCTGCCATTGCCTCCTCTGTACTATGCCCAACCTTTGTTGTAGAATGCATAAGGTTCATGTGTCCTCTGGatgtttattatattaaatttggatGAAACTAGCTTAGCGAGCAGGCGGTTAGTTGTAAGCCTGTTCTCCCTGCTGACCCATGCATAAAGGCGTTGTTCTTGTAGTTTTTGTCCTTGATTTTTGAATTAGCGACACATGATAGGTTTGATtcactcatttttttcttttagaaaaaaaaaaaaaaaataaataaataaaaataaaaactaaaaacataaTGCACTAGAATTTCAGTGTAGGTTTCAATTATGATCATGtcgttttaaaagtttcatttttgaccTTTGAATTATTTGGGAACATCCCTTCTGCCAACTTTTTTGTTAACATGAACACAGAAATATGATATGGTCATATATAGAATAAGGTACATGAGCATAAGTGACGGATTTCAATTATGCCCTTAGACTTTTGAATAGGTTTTAGTTATGTTCTTATTATCTCAAAGTCATATTTTAACTCAACctttaaaattgtttcaaaactGCATAAATATGCTATTAACTTcagaatttaaatgaaaatctaaatatttacGTGGTAGTGAGGCATCAAAAAGTTTTAAGGGTTTTAGCTTTATTCAAAATGATGTTGATTGGGGAGGAAGTGGAATTGAAGGTTAAGAGTTTTAGTTTAAATGGCATCGAGAGCCATGTATTGTGAGAATAGTAATACATTTGTAAAAATTAGCAGTCACACTCTGGAAAAGTCAAAAGAGTAGGGTCTTCATGAGGGAAAAATGGTGGAAGAGTGGGGTTAGTGGAAAATATGGGTGGGAAACTAGGTGAACAATATAAAATGATTGACTAATGGATGAAGACAAATTTATCCTCCAAAGTAAGAAATTTGTTTTGCAATAGTGGGCCCTGGGTTCGGTTATTTGGGAGTCTTTGTTTGTCACTGCCACTCTTCTTTGTTTATTGCTTAATCTTAATTTGCATCGTTTAGTTGAGAGATGATACACTTTGGGATGGAGGTGTTTTGGAAATTTTATCAAccttttgtgtttttataCCATTAATGTTTTCCTTTGCAGTCGCTGCTGTGCGACCCCAATCCAAACTCTCCTGCTAATTCTGAAGCTGCTAGGATGTTTAGCGAGAACAAGCGTGAGTACAACAGGCGAGTACGTGAAATTGTGGAACAGAGCTGGACTGCTGATTAGCCACAAAATGGTTGTAGGCgaacaaaacagaaaagatGGTCGAGTGGCTTGTTTGCATGATATTGTGTACCTGGGAAGAAAACTgatttgttttgtaatttgcGTATTATGTGATATGCTTGCTTGGTTTATTAAGATGAACTGCTTTAGTCTATTTCAATTTGTCTCTCTGGTCTGGTTTTTGCATCTTTCTCACCTAAGTTTTCCTCTATCCTTTAATTCCGACCTTTTGATCGAGACAAATGCCATCATTACACATCTTCAATTAGGGTGCTTACCAATACGATGAAAAGTTATGGAGGATTAGGGATTAATAATATAGACTAGACGTGATGTTTGTCGTTCTGCATACCAAACTGTACTGCCGGCTTAGACAGCAAGGACCTTAGAATCCTTTTATTTCCGACTTacttattgatttttttaacttaGCAAAGGTAAAATGCGAGCTGTGTATTTGTAGAACGTAGTCACATTTATTCCCACCGTGGATTGATTTCTTTATATGAAGGTCACCAGGTTTACACAAGTACTAGTCCATCTTTCTTGAACATGCATTGAATGTTACAATTTTAGACCACATTTCCAGTGGAAGGACATTTTGTTTGGATTCTCTGGATGGTGAACTGATCGATGAGAAAGAGATGATGATAGATACTTACTTAAGGATACTTACTTAAGGATTATTCTGATGAGTACTCgtataatattttatgtgtTATGTTACATTCTAGAAAATGATCTATCGATAAGaagtttttatatatttctttatttctttttggacGTAGTCtacttattttgttttcaatgacagggttataatttcaaaagacGTTTtacatcaaataaaaaattcaaatagcTCATCATGAGATGAGATGGGGTAATTAGAAAAGCTGaagaaagaataatattaaCGGAAAGCGACAATTGCNaaaaaaaaaaaaaaaaaaaaaaaaaaaaaggaaaaagaaaaaacgtataactaatttaaataaaaaagaaaaggaaaaagaaaaagaaaaatcttggACTGAACAGTGCTTTTAATCATTGGAGATGGGAGGCCAAGGCGGCTTCCTGTTAATATACGCGCTAAAAATTCGGACAAAtgccaaataaaataataacaaaattaccTCGCACTGCAGATTCGCACGTGCCAACTCATTTTCCtctataatttctttttttttttcttttgtgaaatttgatttcaatGCAATATAAGCAAGATTTGGGTTATCTCCTTCCTTCTCTCCTCTTATCGTGTTTTGGTCACCGGTGGAGATCTCTTGTGGAACGAGTACCTTTCGTAAAACCAGTCGAGATAAGTGCTCGggattttctttcactttGTTTCTGAATCATCCATCGAGATCAGCCGAAGTTATCGGCTCGCCGAGCTCGGTTACGGGTAAGGGATTTCGATCATCTTAGTTTTTTGagttattgtcttttttggtcGCTCTTTGTTAATTTTGTCTCCGATTCGTCGATCACCGTGGTGTTACTGGTCTTTGTTTTCGACGTACTCGACGTGGTGGTTGCGTGGATGTACTTGTGCCGATACCGAGGTGTTAAAAGCTTGTTCGCCCTAATTTGTTAGGAATTGTAATCTGTGTCTATCCATCAGTTTAGGAGAGAGATCTAGGGTTTTGTTTCATGAGAAGGGTACGGGAAAGGGTTTATTGACGTGCAAGAGCTTGAGTGTTAATCCTGCCCGACTAGCATTTCGAGCTGTGGTTTGAGCAGCAAATGGTGTCCCTCTTCTTGTCTTGGCCCTTTGAATCCACAAGTACCAGCGTAGGACCAAGGAATTCCCCGCCCCCGTACATCTGTAACAGTCACAATTGTATTGTTTAAACTTGCTTTCATATGAATaaggcattttttttaaagcacGGGTTTGTAGTAGCTACTATGTTTTCCGGATTGAATTATGTATCGAAGGagattctttttgttcttgtttgtcCTGTAAATGGAATTAAATGGTATCACCTCCTTCTGCATCCATTGGGTTCATGTGGACGTATGCTCTAGAGTCTGGACTTCATTTTGGACCtgcaattttaatttacttaaaAAGCGCCCTTGAAGTGCTCCATTGTTCTTTTCGTTATGGTGATATCATGGAAGATAGAGGCACCTCCTTCTCATTTGATTGAACTTGTTTCATGTCCCTCATCTAACTTTCACGTGGttgaattttcatcttttgtaTCCTTCTTTAACggtcctttttcatttttctgaattGGCCATATGCATTTTTAACAATTGAAGCTAAGATTGTTGTCTTGGTCTATTTTCAGCCGGTGAGGATGTCTACTCCTGCAAGGAAGAGACTGATGAGAGACTTCAGGAGATTGCAGCAAGATCCACCTGCTGGCATCAGTGGTGCGCCACAAGACAAT
This genomic window from Cucurbita pepo subsp. pepo cultivar mu-cu-16 chromosome LG01, ASM280686v2, whole genome shotgun sequence contains:
- the LOC111795998 gene encoding ubiquitin-conjugating enzyme E2 2 — encoded protein: MSTPARKRLMRDFKRLQLDPPAGISGAPQDNNIMLWNAVIFGPDDTPWDGGTFKLTLQFTEDYPNKPPTVRFVSRMFHPNIYADGSICLDILQNQWSPIYDVAAILTSIQSLLCDPNPNSPANSEAARMFSENKREYNRRVREIVEQSWTAD